One Candidatus Scalindua japonica genomic region harbors:
- a CDS encoding non-ribosomal peptide synthetase — translation MKNRENNTQAVSRFDFNEGKRERSVLLEQDEGVSVKESVQLTVSATFTSEPVEDYIRWWCKQFDVDIAIQFAPYNQVFQELLDPSSLISTTDGVVLLLIRFEDWIRNDQTPDAERCKKIERNFLELTETLKNKKKSASYFVAVFPVSTHLSLSDTMMSYLGHMNIRWKKILKEIEDIHIIDFTELDRLYNIKNIFDIQKDETGHLPFSDEYYAAMGTIIARKIYSFRTQQFKVITLDCDNTLWKGVCGEDGALGVIIDNFHLELQKFILQKYNEGFLLVLCSKNNETDVWDVFENNPQMILKKEHFVNWRINWQAKSENIKELESELNLGKDSFIFIDDNPLECTEVMTNCPEVLTLQLPEDADQIPAYLKLAWAFDRFKVTREDKKRTSKYIAESKRRKAQEGVSSLPDFLKGLELKMSMNLVEKMQIARVSQLTQRTNQFNLSTIRRTEEEIESLINMPNIKCWVIEVTDRFGDYGLVGVVIIKEEKDKLFLDTFLLSCRVLGRRIEDAIMLRLKKYCKKQNLTSIEAKFYPTDKNKPFLDFIEREKCEKVKGDYDYIKYSLPINNIPDSIDFIECYYDSNFRTRELKNQDDIGETYQVDQLTLHKSKNNKFCKRNNWSLNIVNEENLLHRHHLIPIEYYTAKMLLGLPINFLRQFGKASASKLFNNFENASPGERYDLIIAYIRDLVVKVMVLDSSQLFDSQQSMMELGLDSLKAIELKNVLSTSLGVDIPLIDFLQNISVAHLAKKVLDQLPDSFSSFNHPHVSLPKIVPSQDQRYLPFPLTDMQQAYLIGRSGTFGLGKVACHHYVEVEKEGVDLGRVNHALQKLIERHDMLRAVILADGQQQIIKQLPSYQIDVLDLRGQDSKAIASRLEDIRQNMSHQLLPVNKCPLFEIRASLLNDQRTRFHISYDLMIGDIRSIQILIYEFSLLYNNPEVSLPPLNISFRDYVFAMVAFKDSGLYQQSLDYWRGRLLELPPAPELPLVSNPDSITSPRFIRRSGGLEQGTWVRLKNKASRAGITPSGILLAAFAEVLTTWSKSSEFSINLTLFNRHPLHSQVNYVVGDFTSTTILAIDNSVKDTFEVRARCHQNQLWKNLDYSYVSGVQVQRELVQASGDASMSTIPVVFTSGLGLGVSGQDNFALTGVVDMVYGISQTPQVWFDHLVYEETDALVFNWDVVDDLFPDGLIDDMFSAYCRFLQCLADDEKAWQEVTSELVPPDQLQQRVSVNTTEAPISNELLHTMFEKQVLLRPNQSSVVTSSKTLTYQELHQRSNKIGYKLREMDAKPNTLVAVVMEKGWEQVVAVLGILKSGAAYLPIDPGVPRERLWYLLEIAEIRFVLTHSRLDVTLEWPDNVKRFSLDKENIEGFTKGDLEPVQNEEDLAYVIFTSGSTGQPKGVMIDHRGAVNTIIDINQRFNVGHEDSVFAISELNFDLSVYDIFGLLSVGGTIVMPDASKKLEPSHWLELVTREKVSIWNSVPALMQMFVEHVSGQQSTAGLSSIQLVLMSGDWIPVTLPASIRNLIKGVKLISLGGATEASIWSILFPIEEVAPEWKSIPYGRPMKNQCFHVLSEMLEPCPMWVPGQLYIGGIGLAKGYWRDEEKTDKSFMTHPKTGERLYYTGDLGRYLPDGNIEFLGREDFQVKVQGYRIELEEIEVVLSRHPAVSSVVVTALGELSGNKRLVAYVVLNNGQIPTVNKHANAKDDKTGDFEVHRIEQVQLFDPMERLQFKLKEMGIHNKEGDKPYTQLIKPMLNENLKKVFTERRSFRRFLQEPITLEHFSEFLSCLLQIRVGESTFPKYRYGSAGGLYPVQTYIYIKPGRVDGLTGGTYYHHPIDHRLMLISANPNIDAGVYTTGNNTIFDESAFAVFFIGQLNAVYPMYGVLARDFCMLEAGIMSQLLETTAVDNQIGLCQIGGFDFQQIRHLFDLEESHVYLHSLVGGRVDQQIKDQSLVQEMSKSPSFVQSVQESKPDDDIVVELQRYLAEKLPEYMIPSSFVVIDSMPLTPNGKVDRKALSGLEGNLDSELEITDKVIPQTELERNIATIWKEVLGREEIGINDKLFDLGGNSIHIVQINNKLQKLLKRDIPMLPMFEYPTISSFAKFLGQEQSDEYSSQQGLSRGEARKLARKQRNKGL, via the coding sequence ATGAAGAATAGAGAAAATAACACACAAGCAGTTTCTCGTTTTGATTTTAATGAAGGGAAAAGGGAAAGAAGTGTTTTGCTGGAGCAAGATGAAGGAGTATCTGTAAAAGAATCTGTTCAATTAACGGTAAGCGCTACATTTACTTCTGAACCAGTTGAAGACTATATAAGGTGGTGGTGTAAACAGTTTGATGTGGATATAGCTATTCAATTTGCACCATATAATCAGGTTTTTCAGGAATTGCTTGACCCATCAAGTTTAATATCAACTACTGATGGGGTTGTTTTATTATTAATTCGCTTTGAGGATTGGATTCGCAATGATCAAACCCCAGATGCAGAAAGGTGTAAAAAAATAGAGAGAAACTTTTTGGAACTTACTGAAACACTAAAAAATAAAAAAAAATCAGCTTCCTATTTTGTTGCAGTATTTCCAGTTTCCACACATTTATCATTAAGCGATACAATGATGAGTTATTTAGGGCATATGAACATTCGCTGGAAAAAAATTTTAAAAGAGATAGAGGATATACATATAATAGATTTTACGGAATTGGATCGGCTTTATAACATCAAAAACATTTTTGATATACAGAAAGACGAAACTGGTCATCTCCCCTTTAGTGATGAATATTACGCAGCAATGGGAACAATAATTGCCCGAAAAATATATTCATTTAGAACGCAACAATTTAAAGTTATAACACTTGATTGTGATAATACGTTATGGAAAGGTGTTTGTGGGGAAGATGGGGCTTTAGGTGTTATCATAGATAATTTTCATTTAGAATTACAAAAGTTTATACTTCAAAAATACAACGAAGGGTTCTTATTGGTTTTGTGCAGTAAAAACAATGAAACAGATGTGTGGGATGTGTTTGAAAACAATCCGCAGATGATATTAAAGAAAGAACATTTTGTCAATTGGCGAATCAATTGGCAAGCGAAATCAGAGAATATAAAAGAGTTAGAAAGCGAGTTAAATTTAGGAAAGGACAGCTTTATATTTATAGATGATAATCCTTTGGAATGTACAGAGGTAATGACCAACTGTCCTGAAGTTTTAACACTTCAATTACCAGAAGATGCTGATCAGATTCCTGCTTATCTAAAACTTGCCTGGGCATTTGATAGATTTAAAGTTACCCGGGAAGATAAAAAACGCACATCAAAGTATATTGCTGAAAGTAAAAGACGGAAGGCGCAGGAGGGCGTATCCTCGTTACCTGATTTTCTCAAAGGGTTAGAATTGAAAATGAGTATGAATCTGGTTGAGAAAATGCAAATAGCTAGAGTTTCTCAATTAACCCAGAGGACGAACCAATTTAACTTGAGTACTATTCGTAGAACAGAAGAAGAAATAGAGTCTTTGATTAATATGCCAAATATTAAATGCTGGGTAATTGAAGTGACTGACCGATTTGGAGATTATGGATTGGTTGGTGTCGTTATTATTAAAGAGGAGAAAGATAAATTATTTCTCGATACATTTTTATTAAGCTGTAGGGTCTTGGGAAGAAGGATAGAAGATGCAATAATGTTAAGGCTCAAGAAATATTGTAAAAAGCAGAATTTGACTTCAATAGAAGCAAAATTCTATCCAACGGACAAAAATAAACCATTCTTAGATTTTATTGAAAGAGAAAAATGTGAGAAAGTTAAAGGTGATTACGATTATATTAAATATAGCTTACCAATAAATAATATTCCGGATTCGATCGATTTTATAGAGTGCTATTATGATTCTAACTTTAGAACTAGAGAATTAAAAAACCAGGATGATATTGGAGAAACTTATCAGGTAGATCAGTTAACTTTACATAAAAGTAAAAATAACAAATTTTGTAAAAGAAATAATTGGAGCTTAAATATAGTAAATGAAGAAAACTTATTACATAGACATCATCTAATACCAATCGAATATTATACTGCGAAAATGTTGTTGGGGTTGCCTATTAATTTCTTACGTCAATTTGGTAAGGCATCAGCATCAAAATTATTTAATAATTTTGAAAATGCGTCTCCAGGCGAACGATATGACCTCATAATAGCTTACATTAGAGACCTGGTTGTCAAAGTTATGGTGCTTGATTCATCTCAGTTGTTTGATTCACAACAATCCATGATGGAACTGGGACTCGATTCTCTGAAGGCCATCGAGTTGAAGAATGTTTTGAGTACCAGTCTGGGAGTGGACATTCCCTTGATTGACTTTCTACAGAATATTAGTGTTGCCCATCTTGCAAAAAAGGTACTTGATCAGTTGCCTGATTCCTTTTCTTCTTTTAATCACCCTCATGTTTCATTGCCCAAGATAGTACCTTCTCAAGACCAGCGTTACTTACCTTTCCCACTCACTGATATGCAGCAGGCTTATTTGATTGGTCGAAGCGGTACTTTCGGGTTGGGTAAAGTGGCATGTCATCACTACGTTGAGGTTGAAAAAGAGGGAGTGGATCTGGGGCGGGTCAATCATGCCTTACAAAAGTTAATAGAACGTCATGACATGTTGCGTGCTGTCATTCTGGCAGATGGTCAACAGCAGATAATAAAACAATTACCCTCTTACCAAATTGATGTTTTAGATTTACGTGGGCAAGATTCTAAGGCAATAGCATCTCGTCTGGAAGATATTAGACAAAATATGTCCCATCAATTACTTCCAGTTAACAAATGCCCTCTGTTTGAGATTCGAGCTTCTCTGTTAAACGACCAGCGTACCAGGTTTCACATAAGCTATGATCTCATGATCGGTGACATTCGGAGTATCCAAATACTCATTTATGAATTTTCCTTACTTTATAATAATCCTGAAGTTTCTCTTCCTCCTCTTAATATCTCATTCAGGGACTATGTATTCGCCATGGTTGCTTTTAAAGACTCTGGACTATATCAGCAGTCTCTGGATTATTGGCGGGGCCGTTTGTTGGAGTTGCCTCCTGCGCCTGAGTTACCACTAGTGTCAAATCCTGATTCCATAACATCTCCCCGATTTATCCGAAGGAGTGGTGGATTAGAGCAGGGAACTTGGGTTCGATTAAAAAATAAAGCATCACGAGCGGGGATTACCCCCTCAGGGATATTATTGGCTGCCTTTGCAGAGGTCCTTACCACTTGGAGCAAAAGTTCTGAATTTTCCATTAATTTGACACTCTTCAATCGTCATCCCCTGCATTCTCAAGTAAATTACGTCGTAGGAGACTTTACTTCAACAACTATACTTGCAATAGATAATTCGGTAAAAGACACTTTTGAAGTCCGGGCCCGCTGTCATCAGAATCAGCTTTGGAAGAATCTGGATTATAGCTATGTTAGTGGCGTGCAAGTCCAGAGGGAACTTGTTCAAGCCAGTGGAGATGCTTCGATGTCGACAATACCTGTTGTATTTACAAGTGGTCTTGGACTTGGTGTGTCTGGCCAGGATAACTTTGCGTTGACTGGAGTAGTTGATATGGTTTATGGCATAAGCCAGACACCTCAGGTTTGGTTCGATCATCTGGTGTATGAGGAAACTGATGCCTTGGTCTTTAACTGGGATGTGGTGGATGATCTATTTCCTGATGGACTTATAGATGATATGTTCAGCGCCTATTGCCGTTTCTTACAATGCTTAGCAGATGATGAGAAGGCATGGCAGGAAGTAACTTCTGAATTAGTGCCACCTGATCAGCTTCAGCAGCGTGTTTCCGTCAATACCACTGAAGCACCGATTTCAAATGAATTGCTTCATACTATGTTTGAAAAACAGGTGTTATTACGCCCCAACCAAAGTTCAGTGGTAACTTCAAGTAAGACGTTAACGTATCAGGAATTACATCAACGCTCAAATAAGATTGGATATAAGCTTAGAGAGATGGATGCTAAACCAAATACTCTGGTTGCAGTGGTTATGGAAAAAGGTTGGGAGCAGGTTGTTGCTGTGCTTGGCATTCTAAAATCAGGGGCTGCATATCTTCCCATTGATCCTGGTGTTCCCAGGGAACGACTCTGGTATCTTTTAGAAATAGCTGAAATTCGGTTTGTTTTAACTCATTCAAGGTTGGATGTGACATTGGAGTGGCCAGATAATGTAAAGCGATTTAGCTTAGACAAAGAGAATATAGAAGGATTTACTAAAGGGGATCTAGAGCCTGTACAGAATGAAGAGGATTTGGCCTATGTAATTTTCACCTCTGGATCGACAGGACAGCCGAAGGGAGTAATGATTGATCATAGAGGAGCAGTTAATACGATTATTGATATCAATCAGCGATTTAATGTGGGACATGAGGATAGCGTTTTTGCTATTTCAGAATTAAATTTTGATCTATCTGTCTACGATATTTTTGGCTTACTGTCGGTAGGCGGTACGATTGTCATGCCTGATGCATCAAAAAAGTTGGAGCCATCTCACTGGCTTGAGTTGGTTACGCGAGAAAAGGTAAGTATATGGAACTCTGTACCGGCTTTGATGCAGATGTTTGTGGAACATGTGTCTGGTCAACAATCAACTGCCGGTCTTTCCTCAATTCAGTTGGTATTAATGAGTGGGGATTGGATTCCAGTGACCTTGCCTGCTTCAATAAGAAATTTGATCAAAGGTGTAAAATTAATTAGCCTCGGTGGCGCTACTGAAGCATCAATCTGGTCGATTTTATTCCCTATAGAAGAGGTTGCTCCTGAGTGGAAAAGCATTCCGTATGGTCGACCAATGAAGAACCAATGTTTTCATGTTTTAAGTGAAATGCTGGAGCCGTGTCCGATGTGGGTCCCAGGTCAGTTATATATTGGAGGTATTGGCTTGGCAAAAGGGTATTGGCGAGATGAGGAGAAAACAGATAAGAGTTTCATGACGCATCCGAAGACGGGAGAACGTTTGTATTATACAGGAGATCTGGGTCGATATCTTCCTGATGGAAACATAGAGTTTCTTGGAAGAGAGGACTTTCAGGTTAAGGTACAGGGTTATCGAATAGAGTTGGAGGAGATAGAGGTTGTTTTGTCACGGCATCCGGCTGTTAGTTCAGTAGTAGTTACAGCATTAGGTGAGTTGTCAGGTAACAAGCGCCTGGTAGCCTACGTTGTCCTCAACAATGGACAGATACCAACAGTAAATAAGCATGCAAACGCTAAGGATGACAAGACCGGGGACTTCGAAGTGCACCGGATAGAACAGGTACAGTTATTTGACCCAATGGAACGCCTGCAATTTAAGCTAAAAGAAATGGGGATACACAATAAAGAAGGTGATAAGCCTTATACACAACTAATCAAACCAATGCTCAATGAAAACTTGAAAAAAGTCTTTACTGAACGTCGCAGCTTTCGAAGATTTCTACAAGAGCCCATTACCTTAGAACATTTCAGTGAGTTTTTAAGTTGTCTCCTTCAGATTAGAGTTGGTGAATCGACATTTCCAAAGTATCGATACGGTTCTGCTGGAGGACTCTACCCGGTGCAAACATATATATATATTAAGCCAGGCAGGGTGGATGGACTCACCGGAGGAACGTACTATCATCACCCTATTGATCATCGTCTTATGTTGATATCAGCTAATCCAAATATTGATGCAGGCGTATATACTACAGGAAACAACACTATATTTGATGAGTCAGCTTTTGCGGTCTTTTTCATTGGACAGCTTAACGCTGTCTATCCCATGTATGGAGTATTAGCAAGAGATTTTTGTATGCTGGAAGCAGGAATAATGAGCCAGCTTTTAGAAACTACAGCGGTTGATAATCAGATCGGACTGTGCCAGATTGGAGGTTTTGATTTTCAACAAATAAGACATTTATTTGACCTTGAGGAAAGCCATGTTTACCTTCACAGTTTAGTTGGTGGGCGGGTTGATCAACAAATTAAAGACCAGTCATTAGTTCAGGAAATGAGTAAATCACCTTCTTTTGTTCAATCCGTTCAAGAATCGAAACCCGACGATGATATTGTTGTTGAATTACAGAGATACCTGGCAGAGAAACTACCAGAATACATGATACCATCATCTTTTGTTGTGATTGACTCCATGCCTCTGACTCCTAACGGCAAGGTTGATCGCAAGGCCCTGTCGGGTCTGGAGGGGAATCTTGACTCTGAGTTGGAAATAACTGATAAAGTAATACCCCAAACCGAATTAGAACGAAACATAGCGACAATCTGGAAGGAAGTACTAGGTAGAGAAGAGATAGGTATCAATGACAAATTGTTTGATCTAGGTGGTAATTCAATACACATAGTCCAGATTAATAACAAATTGCAAAAACTGCTTAAGCGCGATATACCAATGCTTCCAATGTTTGAATACCCGACTATTAGCTCTTTTGCCAAATTTTTAGGCCAGGAACAAAGTGATGAATATTCTTCTCAACAAGGTTTGAGCCGAGGTGAGGCTCGTAAATTGGCAAGAAAGCAACGAAATAAAGGACTGTAA
- a CDS encoding B12-binding domain-containing radical SAM protein has protein sequence MKIELISPAAETCAWVLRNFEELGKLVGNEIFMVYPIALPTIAALTPSDIEVTIIDENILPINFDKQVDLVGITTLTYTAKRAYEIADKFRQKGVKVVLGGIHPTMLADEALEHADSIIIGEAENVWPEFIEDFKNNRLKNIYQSTNKTKLDEQDIPRHDLLHSGRYLMNSVNTTRGCPNNCEFCLVHTFFGKGMQHKPVSKVIEEIKRFPKWFLLGKYFFLKIEKGIFFSDDNICANNRYAKELFSALVNLKIMWWSQAQLNIANDNELLNLMDRCGCYAILIGFESLKSENLKIMNKKVNKISEYKKSIDKIHSHGIYILPSFILGNDADDVEDFKKLVDFINKNNFFATTLSILTPFPGTILYKRMEKEGRILDRDWNNYNFQRVVFKPQNMTPEELQNAYYWVLQQIHAYPAIYKRLTALWNTGHFKKYAGKIPFYLRILSFLYITKYLWTKDLSQIKFILKIMLIAYKRSTDVLAVLLGINYHYYVYSLPKGIDPVVYRNKLNHEEKNKENYL, from the coding sequence ATGAAAATTGAATTAATATCTCCTGCAGCTGAAACATGTGCCTGGGTTTTGAGGAATTTTGAGGAATTGGGTAAGCTTGTGGGAAATGAAATATTTATGGTGTACCCCATAGCGTTACCAACTATTGCGGCTTTAACTCCTTCAGATATTGAAGTCACCATTATCGATGAAAATATCCTTCCAATCAACTTTGATAAACAGGTTGATTTAGTGGGAATAACCACTTTAACATATACAGCTAAGCGTGCTTATGAAATTGCAGATAAATTTAGACAAAAAGGAGTAAAAGTAGTTTTGGGTGGCATTCATCCTACAATGCTGGCTGATGAGGCCCTTGAACATGCAGATAGTATAATTATCGGTGAAGCAGAAAATGTTTGGCCTGAATTTATAGAAGACTTCAAAAATAACAGACTAAAGAATATATATCAATCCACAAATAAAACTAAATTAGATGAACAAGACATACCCAGGCATGATCTTTTGCATTCTGGAAGATATTTAATGAATAGTGTTAACACTACTCGTGGTTGTCCCAATAATTGTGAATTTTGTCTGGTACATACTTTTTTTGGAAAGGGAATGCAACATAAACCTGTTTCCAAAGTGATTGAAGAAATAAAAAGATTTCCTAAATGGTTTCTACTCGGGAAATATTTTTTCCTCAAAATAGAAAAAGGAATTTTCTTTTCAGACGATAATATTTGTGCAAATAACAGGTATGCAAAAGAATTATTTAGTGCACTGGTCAATTTAAAAATTATGTGGTGGAGCCAGGCTCAATTAAATATTGCTAATGATAATGAATTATTAAATTTAATGGATCGTTGCGGATGCTACGCAATCTTAATTGGGTTTGAATCCTTAAAATCAGAGAATTTAAAAATAATGAATAAAAAGGTAAATAAGATTAGCGAATACAAAAAATCTATTGATAAAATTCATTCTCATGGAATTTACATTTTACCCTCTTTTATCTTGGGAAATGATGCAGACGATGTTGAGGATTTTAAAAAATTGGTTGATTTTATAAATAAAAATAATTTTTTCGCAACAACGTTATCAATTCTAACTCCGTTTCCTGGAACTATACTTTATAAGAGAATGGAAAAAGAAGGAAGAATTCTGGATAGAGATTGGAACAATTACAACTTTCAAAGGGTAGTCTTTAAACCTCAAAATATGACACCAGAAGAATTGCAAAATGCCTATTATTGGGTGCTTCAACAAATTCATGCGTATCCTGCCATTTATAAAAGACTAACTGCCCTATGGAATACGGGCCATTTTAAAAAGTATGCTGGAAAAATTCCATTTTATCTAAGGATCTTGAGCTTTCTATACATTACTAAATATTTATGGACCAAAGATCTCTCTCAAATAAAATTTATTTTGAAAATAATGTTGATTGCATATAAAAGAAGCACTGATGTTCTTGCCGTATTATTAGGAATAAACTATCATTATTATGTTTATTCTTTGCCTAAAGGAATTGATCCTGTAGTCTACAGAAATAAGTTAAATCATGAAGAAAAAAATAAAGAAAATTATTTATAA
- a CDS encoding acyltransferase domain-containing protein, with product MNKPIVFMFSGQGSQYYQMGKELYEKNENFHYWMNYCSKIYEPLIHASLVEIIYMERPDRFEPFDKTIYTHPAIFIFEYSLYQTILSLGIKPGYLLGYSLGEYVASVVAGVLSLEDAIALVHKNAELTINLTPNASMMAILTNYKFFKQNTERFSDTTIAGINYDNHFVITSDHGKLEKIKSFLDEIDISAQILPVSHGFHSYRMDPIENEFKQFLKCLSFLEITIPIISPLYQRLLKHDDIHVDYYYQITRQPINFLATIESWERNGDFTYIDIGPSGTLANFVKQIIKNESGSKSLTTIDMFGRDLNNIKRLQSVLNQ from the coding sequence ATGAATAAACCTATAGTCTTTATGTTTTCTGGTCAAGGTTCTCAGTATTATCAGATGGGGAAAGAACTTTATGAAAAAAACGAAAATTTTCATTACTGGATGAATTATTGTAGTAAAATTTATGAACCTTTAATTCATGCCTCTCTGGTAGAGATAATTTACATGGAGAGACCTGATAGGTTTGAACCGTTTGATAAAACAATTTATACCCATCCGGCAATATTCATTTTTGAATACAGCTTGTATCAAACCATTTTAAGCCTTGGGATAAAACCTGGTTACCTATTAGGTTATAGCCTGGGTGAATATGTGGCGAGTGTGGTTGCTGGGGTGTTGAGCCTTGAAGATGCGATAGCTTTAGTTCATAAGAATGCGGAGCTAACTATAAATTTAACTCCCAATGCGAGTATGATGGCTATTCTTACTAACTATAAGTTCTTTAAGCAAAATACAGAACGGTTCTCTGATACTACGATTGCTGGCATAAACTACGACAATCATTTTGTAATAACCAGTGACCATGGAAAGCTGGAAAAAATAAAGTCATTTCTTGATGAAATTGACATTTCAGCTCAAATACTTCCCGTTAGTCACGGATTTCATTCGTATCGAATGGACCCAATTGAAAATGAATTTAAGCAGTTTTTAAAATGCCTTTCTTTTCTGGAAATAACCATCCCGATTATTTCTCCTTTATATCAGAGATTGCTGAAGCATGACGACATTCACGTTGATTACTATTATCAAATTACAAGACAGCCAATCAACTTCCTGGCAACAATTGAATCTTGGGAACGAAATGGAGACTTTACATATATTGATATTGGACCGTCTGGAACGTTAGCGAATTTTGTTAAACAAATAATCAAAAATGAATCTGGATCAAAATCTCTAACAACAATTGATATGTTTGGAAGAGACTTAAATAATATAAAACGATTACAAAGTGTCCTAAATCAATAA